GCGACGCCGCACCGGCTTTTCCTGCAACGCCAGCCTTCGCAGAACGAGACGCCCCCTTCCCACCTGACGCCGCCGCCGCACTGGTCGCGCGTTTAGCTGTCGGTGAAGGGATAACCGTCTTTTTTCCGCTGGTCGTTGTCATCTTTGCCATAGCGATCTCACTTGCCAGAAAACAGCCCACTGAAAACCTTTAATTATAGCACGCGGGCATACCTCAACTTCGCGCGCCTCCTGTGCTGGCCGTAGCCAGCCATCGCTTCAATTCGTCGCGTTCCCGCGACAGCGCCTGAGCGTGGCGCAATTCATCGGGCGTCAACGACGCCCGCTTGAAAAGCGTCTCCAATGCTTCGCACAACCGGTCGTACTGCAAACGCCGGATGGCACTACGCAACTCGGTGAGACGCAACGCAATTTGCTCTTCGCGACGCTCGACCTGCGCCTCATCGGCCGGATCGAACAACATCAGGTCCCGCGCATTTTCTTCAAATGCCAGAATTTCGCGGATGATGTCGTCGAAACTTGCCCAGTTGGGCGAAATCCTCAGTCGATCCGACATATAGCGAAAATCGGCTTGCGCCCCCATTTCGCGGCATAGCGTCAGCACTTCCGAGAAAATCTCGCCGTGCTGGCCCATCTCCCGCAAAATCCTGGTCTCTTCTTCGGTTAATTCGTTTCCCAGCGCCGGGAACATCAGCAAGTTCTGCAACGCCCGATGCTCGGTACCGACGACACGACGCTTCTCGCGCTTGGCCGGCGCCTTGTCCCACGTGTTCTGACGGCGCGCAGCGCCGATGTGCAACTCGCAAAGCTCCGCGACTTCCTCGACCGAACTGCCCACGCGCTCGGCCAGCGCATGAATGATCTGACCACGCAGCGCGTTCGCGGGCATCTGCTGCAACAGCGGCTTGGCCTCGAACAGCGCACGCGCCCGCCCTTCCGGCTGGTGCATTTCCTTGCCCGCCGTCACTTCGCCGATCAGGAACTGCGACATCGGCATAGCGCGCGAGACTTCGTCTGCAAACGCTTGCGTGCCGTGCTCGCGCACATAGCTGTCCGGATCGTGCTCGCTCGGCAAAAACAGAAACTTGAAACTCCGGTTGTCGTCGGCGTGCGGCAGGCAGGCCTCAAGTGCACGACGCGCCGCCCGGCGCCCCGCCGCATCGCCGTCGAAGCTGAACACCACCGTTTCGGTCTGGCGCAGCAACTTCTGCACATGCATTGGCGTGCAAGCCGTGCCGAGCGTTGCGACTGCCTGCGGAAAGCCAAGCTGGGCCAGCGCCACGACATCCATATAGCCTTCGACCACCAGCACGTAGCCCGCGTCGCGAATGCCGATGCGCGCTTCGAATAGCCCGTACAGCTCACTTCCCTTGCTGAAGAGCGGCGTTTCGGGAGAGTTCAGATACTTGGGCTCGCCCTTGTCCAGCACACGTCCGCCGAAGGCAATGACCTGCCCTTTCGTATTCCGGATCGGGAACATGATCCGGTCGCGGAAACGGTCGTAGCGTCGCTTCGTGCTGCCCGGCTCGCCCTTCTCGCTCTCGATGACGAGACCCGCCTCAAGCAACTGGTCGTCACGATAATTCTCGAACGCAGCTTCCAGGTTCTGCCAGGCTTCCGGGGCATAACCGAGCCCGAAATGCGCGGCAATCTCGCCGGTCAATCCACGTCGCTTCAAATATTCGATGGCCACCGGCGCGGCGCGCAGTTGCTTGCGATAGTAGTCGCAAGCGCGCGTCATCACGTCGACGAGGCCGAGGGTCTGCGCACGTTGCGCGGCCGGTGCCGGTGCGCCCGGCAGCGGCGCTTCTCGCGGCACATCCAGCCCGACGTTGCGGGCCAACTCCTCCACAGCTTCGACAAATCCGAGCCCGGCATGCTCCATCAGGAAGCTGATCGCGCTGCCGTGCGCGCCGCACCCGAAGCAGTGATAGAACTGCTTGGTGGGACTTACGGTAAATGAGGGCGACTTCTCGTTATGAAAGGGGCACAGCCCCATGAAGTTCGCCCCGCCCTTCTTCAACTGCACGTAACGGCCCACCACCTCGACAATATCGACGCGGTTGAGCAGGTCCTGCAAAAACGACTGGGGAATCACTGGATCGGTGCCATCGCAACGCGGTGCCGCACCGTCGCACAGGCGACAGCGCCGAACCGCACTACCGGTTTACGCAGCCAACGCCGCCTTCACTTGCGCGGACACGGCGGTCATGTCGGCACGGCCCGCCAACAGACCCTTGAGCACGCCCATCACCTTGCCCATATCCTGCGGCCCGGCGGCACCCGTTTGCGCCACGGCCGCCTTCACCGCCTGCGCAACTTCGTCTGCCGAGAGTTGCTGCGGCATATAGACCATGAGCACTTCGACTTCGGCGGCTTCCTTATCGGCCAGATCGCGGCGACCAGCGGCCTGGAACTGGCTGATGGAATCTTTGCGTTGTTTGATCAGTTTGTCGACGATGGCAACGGTGGCCGCGTCATCGAGGGTGATGCGCTCGTCGACTTCCTTTTGTTTGATTGCCGCAAGCAGCAGGCGGATGGTCCCCAGTTTGTCGGCGGCCTTGGCACGCATGGCCGTCTTCATGTCTTCGTTAATGCGTTCTTTCAGACTCATGAGCAGGGATTCCGGAATTCGATTACGTTTCAGTGTAGTGCATGCCGCCCCAAAGAAAAGGACGGCGAGGGTGTGACACGCATCGCTCTGCGCCGCTGCCGGTGCACTGGCGCAGCGCTCAACGGGGGCACAAAGCACAAAAACCCGCTTGCGGAAACGATCACACGTGCGATCACAAGCGGGCTCGCCGGAGAATTAGACCGCCCGGACACGGGCATTGTTCGATGCCTCATGTCACTGGCGTATCGGACGCTAATCTTCAGGTAATGCGCCGGAGGCGTCGAAAACTGTCCCGAACGCCTTCCGAAACGACTGTTACGACAGATACAGCGCCGTCTCCACGAAGGAGAGAGCGTAGCATAACGGCCTAGCGGCCGTCTACGACAGCGCGTCGCCTTCCGGCGGACGAAGGCCGTCGGCGCCCTCGCGTGCGCTTGAGCTTACCGGCCCGGCCATTCATATTGCCCGCATTAATCCAATGCGCCATCAGCGGCTTTTGCCGCCTGGATGCTTTCGGACATCGCCCGTGCACACGCCACCGCCGACGCCCACGCCCACTGGAAGTTGTAGCCACCGAGCCAGCCCGTCACATCGACCACTTCCCCGACGAAATGCAGCCCCGGCTGCGCGCGCGCCTCCAGCGTGGTCGAGGACAGCGCGCGGGTATCGACGCCACCGCGCGTCACTTCCGCCTTGCGCCACCCTTCCGAGCCGCAAGGCTTAAGCGTCCAGCCGGAAAATGCCTGCGCGAGCGAACGCAACGCCTTGTCCGGCAACTCCTGCACGCGTGCTTGCGGCGAGAGACCGCTATTGGCAACCCAGGCATCTGCCAATCGCGCCGGAACCCACTGCGCCAGCAAGTTGCTCAATTGACGTTTGGACGACGCTTTGGCGTCAAACAGCGCCGCCTCGATATCTGACGTCGGTGCGAGATTCAGTGTAATCGGCTGCCCGGGCGTCCAGAAACTGGAAATCTGAAGAATCGCAGGGCCGGACAGACCGCGGTGCGTGAACAACAGATCCTCAAGGAAACTGCCCGCCTCTTTGCCTTTGCCCGTGCTGACCTCCACTTCCAGCGACAAACCCGACAGTCCCGCGAAGGGCGCCCAGGTCGACGCATCGAACATCAGCGGGACGAGGGCCGGTCGCGGCTCCACGATATCCAACCCGAACTGACGCGCGATCCGATAGCCCCAGTCCGTCGCCCCGATTTTCGGAATCGACAGCCCGCCGGTTGCGATCACGAGACGTTTTGCCGCGATATGGCCGGCATCTGTCGTCAAATGGTAGCGATGTGCCGCACCGGCATCGGCATCGGCATATGCGACGGTATGGACCGCGCATGGCATGCGCCAGTGCACGTGCCCCGCAGCGCACTCGTTTCGCAGCATTTCGATGACGTCTTCGGCACTTTCGTCGCAGAAGAGCTGACCGCGGTGTTTTTCATGCCACGCAATGCGGTGGCGCTTGAGCAGGTCGAGAAAGTCGCGCGGGGTGTAACGCGCAAGCGCCGAACGGCAGAAACGCGGATTCTCCGACAGGTAGTTCGCCGCGCCCGCATTGATATTGGTAAAATTGCAGCGACCGCCGCCCGAGATGCGGATCTTCTCGGCGAGGCGCGTCGCGTGATCGATGAGCACCACGCGCAAGCCCAATTGCCCGGCCACCGCCGCGCACATCAGGCCGGCCGCGCCAGCACCCACAATCGCTACATCGAACTTTTCCATGGCGCGCATTGTAACCGGCAGCCGATGGGGCCGACTGGTATACTTCCGGGTTCCCCATTAAAGTTGACGCTGCGCGCCTCCCCATCCGCCATGCTGGTTCTAGGCATTGAAAGCTCCTGCGACGAAACCGGGCTCGCCCTCTACGACACCGAGGCCGGGCTGCTCTCGCACGCGCTGCATTCGCAGATTGCGATGCATCGCGAGTACGGGGGAGTGGTGCCCGAACTGGCGTCGCGCGACCATATTCGTCGCACCCTGCCCCTCGCCGAAGAAGTGCTCGCTCAAGCAGGCAAGCCGCTGAGCGCCGTCGACGCCATTGCCTATACGCAAGGCCCTGGTCTCGCAGGCGCGCTGCTGGTCGGGGCAAGTGTCGCCAACGCGCTCGCTTTCGCGCTCGAGCGTCCGGTCGTCGGGGTGCACCATCTCGAAGGCCATTTGCTATCGCCGCTGCTCGCCCCGGACGCCCCTGACTTCCCCTTCGTCGCCCTGCTGGTTTCCGGTGGCCACACCCAGTTAATGGAAGTCCGTGCGTTCGGACAGTACGCCATGCTCGGCGAAACGCTCGACGATGCCGCCGGTGAAGCCTTCGACAAGACGGCCAAACTGCTCGGGCTCGGCTATCCGGGTGGCCCCGCCGTCTCGCGTCTGGCCGACTTCGGCACGCCGGGACGTTTCGACCTGCCGCGCCCGATGAAGCACTCGGGCAATCTGGATTTCAGTTTCAGCGGCCTGAAGACGGCGGTGCTCACGCAGGTCCGCAATCTCGGCGGGAACGTCTGCGAACAGGAGAAGGCCGACCTCGCACGTGGCTTCGTCGACGCCATCGTCGACGTCCTCGTCGCCAAGTCGATGGCCGCGCTGAAGCAAACCGGGATGAAGACCCTGGTCGTCGCGGGTGGCGTGGGTGCCAACGCGCAACTGCGGGCCGGACTGAACGAAGCGGCACGACGCCGTGGGTTTCGCGTGCATTACCCCGACCTCGCGTTCTGCACCGATAACGGCGCGATGATCGCTTTTGCGGGCGCAATGCGCCTCAAGCACTGGCCGGACGAAGCGGATAGCGAATACGCCTACACAGTGCGCCCACGCTGGGATCTGGCCGATATCGTGCGAAGTGCGTAATGCGACCGATGCGACGCCAATAACCTCGCTATCTGCACATCTTTCGGCCATCGCCCAAGAAAAAACCGCTCCTCGGAGCGGTTTTTTTACGTCTGACGTAAGTGTCCGGCAATCACGCCGCCACGCGCTTATCGCGCTCGATCACGGCATAGGCGCTGTGATTGTGGATCGATTCGAAGTTCTCGGCCTGAAGCACATACGCCGCGACGCGCGGTTCGTTGTTCAGACGCGTCGCCACGTCACGCACCAGATCCTCGACGAACTTCGGGTTCTCATAGGCACGCTCGGTCACGTACTTCTCGTCCGGGCGCTTGAGCAGCCCCCACAACTCGCACGACGCTTCCTCTTCCGCCATCCGCACCAACTCTTCGACCGCGATATCGCCTGCGATCTCCACGTCGATGGTGATATGCGAGCGCTGATTGTGCGCGCCATATTGCGAAATCTTCTTCGAGCACGGGCACAGGCTCGTGACCGGCACAAGTACCTTGAGCCACACACGCGTCTCGCCATTGCGCACGTCGCCGGTCAGCGTGACTTCATAGTCCATCAAGCTCTGCACGCCCGACACCGGCGCCGTCTTGCTGATGAAGTACGGGAACGTCACTTCGATGCGACCCGCTTCGGCTTCGAGCTTATCGAGCATGCTGGCAAGCATCGCACGGAAGCCCGCAACGCTCATCGGGTCGCGATTCGCTTCGAGCAAGGCGACGAAACGCGACATGTGCGTGCCCTTCTGGTCGGCAGGCAAATGCACGTCGAGATTGAACAGGCCGATGGTGGCCTGCACGTCGCCGTCGGCCAGACGCACCGACAACGGATGACGCACGCCACGCACACCAACGCGCTGAATCGGGATCTGCCGGGTGTCGACGGTGCTCTGCACATCCGGCATAACGAAAGCGGGGTTCATCTGGTTCATCTAATTTCCTTCTTTGCCGGCGAGCCGACTGGGGGGAGGCAATGGGCAAACGTATCCGACACACGGCTCGCGAACCTCCGTCGAGTAGCGTCGGGAACGTGCCGGAGAACCCCGGCACGGAATGGGGAATGCGTCCTTCAAAACGAAACGATCCGGCGCCTGGGCCGGATCGTTCGCAGACTCGAGACTACCGGACAGGTCAGGCGACGAGCTTCGTCGCGGTCTTGCCGGTTGTCTGGGCGGCCTCTGCCGACGGAAGATCGAAGCGCTCGCAGATCGACTTGGCGATGCCTGCGGCGTCGAGACCCACGCCAGACAGCAACAATGCCGGGTCGCCATGATCGATGAAGCGATCGGGCAGGCCCAATTGTAGTACGGGTCGATTCCCCCCGCTGGCCAACAGGGATTCGGCCACGGCCGAGCCCGCGCCGCCCATGATGCTGCCCTCTTCCACCGTCACAAGGTAGTCGTGCGTTTGCGCCAGTCGCGCGATCAGTTCATCGTCGATCGGCTTGACGAAGCGCATGTCGGCCACGGTCGCGTCGAGTTGCGCTGCCGCTGCAAGCGACGGGGCAACCATGCTGCCGAAAGCGAGAATGGCGACGCGGCGTCCGGCTTGCGCCTGGCTCTCGCGACGCACCACACCCTTGCCGATCGGCAGTGCCGTCATCGTCTGTTCGATCACGGCCCCCGTACCTGCGCCACGCGGATAACGCACCGCCGACGGACCGTCGATCTGCACGCCGGTGTACAGCATCTGGCGGCATTCGTTCTCGTCCGACGGCGCCATCACGACCATGTTCGGAATGCAGCGCATGAACGGAATGTCGTACGCACCGGCGTGGGTCGCACCGTCGGCACCCACGAGGCCCGA
The Pandoraea oxalativorans genome window above contains:
- the dnaG gene encoding DNA primase; this encodes MIPQSFLQDLLNRVDIVEVVGRYVQLKKGGANFMGLCPFHNEKSPSFTVSPTKQFYHCFGCGAHGSAISFLMEHAGLGFVEAVEELARNVGLDVPREAPLPGAPAPAAQRAQTLGLVDVMTRACDYYRKQLRAAPVAIEYLKRRGLTGEIAAHFGLGYAPEAWQNLEAAFENYRDDQLLEAGLVIESEKGEPGSTKRRYDRFRDRIMFPIRNTKGQVIAFGGRVLDKGEPKYLNSPETPLFSKGSELYGLFEARIGIRDAGYVLVVEGYMDVVALAQLGFPQAVATLGTACTPMHVQKLLRQTETVVFSFDGDAAGRRAARRALEACLPHADDNRSFKFLFLPSEHDPDSYVREHGTQAFADEVSRAMPMSQFLIGEVTAGKEMHQPEGRARALFEAKPLLQQMPANALRGQIIHALAERVGSSVEEVAELCELHIGAARRQNTWDKAPAKREKRRVVGTEHRALQNLLMFPALGNELTEEETRILREMGQHGEIFSEVLTLCREMGAQADFRYMSDRLRISPNWASFDDIIREILAFEENARDLMLFDPADEAQVERREEQIALRLTELRSAIRRLQYDRLCEALETLFKRASLTPDELRHAQALSRERDELKRWLATASTGGARS
- a CDS encoding GatB/YqeY domain-containing protein, translated to MSLKERINEDMKTAMRAKAADKLGTIRLLLAAIKQKEVDERITLDDAATVAIVDKLIKQRKDSISQFQAAGRRDLADKEAAEVEVLMVYMPQQLSADEVAQAVKAAVAQTGAAGPQDMGKVMGVLKGLLAGRADMTAVSAQVKAALAA
- a CDS encoding NAD(P)/FAD-dependent oxidoreductase, whose amino-acid sequence is MEKFDVAIVGAGAAGLMCAAVAGQLGLRVVLIDHATRLAEKIRISGGGRCNFTNINAGAANYLSENPRFCRSALARYTPRDFLDLLKRHRIAWHEKHRGQLFCDESAEDVIEMLRNECAAGHVHWRMPCAVHTVAYADADAGAAHRYHLTTDAGHIAAKRLVIATGGLSIPKIGATDWGYRIARQFGLDIVEPRPALVPLMFDASTWAPFAGLSGLSLEVEVSTGKGKEAGSFLEDLLFTHRGLSGPAILQISSFWTPGQPITLNLAPTSDIEAALFDAKASSKRQLSNLLAQWVPARLADAWVANSGLSPQARVQELPDKALRSLAQAFSGWTLKPCGSEGWRKAEVTRGGVDTRALSSTTLEARAQPGLHFVGEVVDVTGWLGGYNFQWAWASAVACARAMSESIQAAKAADGALD
- the tsaD gene encoding tRNA (adenosine(37)-N6)-threonylcarbamoyltransferase complex transferase subunit TsaD, with translation MLVLGIESSCDETGLALYDTEAGLLSHALHSQIAMHREYGGVVPELASRDHIRRTLPLAEEVLAQAGKPLSAVDAIAYTQGPGLAGALLVGASVANALAFALERPVVGVHHLEGHLLSPLLAPDAPDFPFVALLVSGGHTQLMEVRAFGQYAMLGETLDDAAGEAFDKTAKLLGLGYPGGPAVSRLADFGTPGRFDLPRPMKHSGNLDFSFSGLKTAVLTQVRNLGGNVCEQEKADLARGFVDAIVDVLVAKSMAALKQTGMKTLVVAGGVGANAQLRAGLNEAARRRGFRVHYPDLAFCTDNGAMIAFAGAMRLKHWPDEADSEYAYTVRPRWDLADIVRSA
- the folE2 gene encoding GTP cyclohydrolase FolE2 yields the protein MNQMNPAFVMPDVQSTVDTRQIPIQRVGVRGVRHPLSVRLADGDVQATIGLFNLDVHLPADQKGTHMSRFVALLEANRDPMSVAGFRAMLASMLDKLEAEAGRIEVTFPYFISKTAPVSGVQSLMDYEVTLTGDVRNGETRVWLKVLVPVTSLCPCSKKISQYGAHNQRSHITIDVEIAGDIAVEELVRMAEEEASCELWGLLKRPDEKYVTERAYENPKFVEDLVRDVATRLNNEPRVAAYVLQAENFESIHNHSAYAVIERDKRVAA